In Trichlorobacter lovleyi, the DNA window GGGTTGAACAGTACCATCTGCTGAAGGATCGACTGGCTGACAGCCATATCTCGGCCTGCTACTCCAGCGACCTGACCCGCTGCAAGATCGGCGCAAACATCATCTGTGAACAGTTCGGGATAGAGCCGGTCCACCGTTCAGAGCTGCGCGAACTGAATATCGGTATCTGGGAAAGCCTGACCTGGCAGGAGATCCAGAGCCGCTGGCCCAATGAATGGCAGGCCCGCCTGAACGACCTGGTCAACTACCGGGTGCCGGAGGGGGAAAACCTGCTGGATGTGGAGGCCAGGGCCATGCCGGTGGTACGTGAAATGCTGGAACGCCATCGTGGGCAGGAACTGCTGTTGGTGGGACACGGCGGTCTGAACCGGATCATCCTCTTGAATGCCATCGGGGCACCGCTGATCAACATGTTCAACATTGAGCAGAACTACGGCTGCCTGAATATCATCGACTACTATGCCGACGGCCGGGCAACGGTCAAGTTGCTGAACGGCTAATCAACGACGTACTCTCCTTCAAACAAACTATCCCCCGGCTTCACTCAACCGAAACCGGGGGATGTTTTGTTGGCACGCGCTCACGATTCCAATTACAGTTCAAGGATGATAGCACGGCGGCGAAGGGCTCGGCGACGCAGGCGTACCTGCAGTACGTCGAGAAGCCGAGGCCAAGCCAACAAAGCTAGCGCCTTGAAATGGAATTGGACTTGCGCTGAATATCCACCGTGGTCATCAACCCCTCCGGCGTAAACGTCAGCCGGGCATTAACCCGCTCCAGCGAATTGATCAGCCGCATGGTGGCTGAACTCTGATCACTGAAGGCCGGCTGTTTGGGATGGTAGCGGTTACCGTGGACGGAACAGACAACCGCGCCGCTGGCCTCATCCAGACGGTATGTTCCACCTGACGGGCAGTAGGGCTGATAGCCGCGCAACGCCTCGGCGGTGGAGGCGAAGCTGTCCGGCGGCAGGCCCAGATTGCGCATCAGGATCGCGGCCAGGGGAAGATTCTTCTGGCAGGCATGGCGGAGATCCTCCTGATAACCGATACTGGAGGCCTCTTCCAGCTGCTTGAAGGCGGAACGGTAGACCGACAGCTCCATGTTCCCCGCATGTTTTTCCACCTTTTGGGTTGTTCCCTTGGCCGAGGCATCCAGCAGGTCGGTCACGATATCACGCCGGGAGGCGATCACCAGCCGGTCATTCACCACTGCGGCATAGAGCCGCAGCTTGACCACAAACAGGGTGAAGTTGGCCACGTAGACCGGCTTGCCACGATGGTTTTCCAGGCTGTAGGTCTCCAGAGAAAGCTCATCCCGGCTGGAGTTTCCGGGGCCGACGGCCTGAAACAGCGCCGGGATGGACTGTTCCGCCTTTTTAGGGTCAGTGACCTTGACGGTCAGGTAGGTCGGCAGGTTGATGGCCGAGGCCAGATAGCCGATCACCAGCGGCTCAATCGAAGATGATCGTCCCACTTCCCGTCCCAGCAGCCCTGCAGCGCGGCCATCGGCACTGAACAGGATCTGGCCGTCACACAGGTTGATGGCGACCTCATTTCCCAGCCAGTCCAGCTGCAGGTTGTTCCGGTAGATCCGTTTGTTGCCCAGCAGATTCTTTTCCAGCCAATCCTGGGCCATGTGTCCCCGCAGGGAGAAGACCGTCCGCGGCAGCAGGGCGCTGTCGGTAACAACGCCGGGGTTCCGGCCCGAGAAGGCGGCCAGACCGTCATACCAGGAGTTTTCAATCAACGGCAGGATGCAGGTCTGGATACGGATGTTCCGGCCCAGCTTGACCCGGATGCCGATCGGATCAAAGAACTGGGTCCAGTAGCGGTTGTAGTTCTCGACAAAGCCCTTGTACTGTGCCGCCTCTTCAGGCGTTACTGCGGCAAGTTTCAGCTCGTTCAGCGGCGTCAGTCTTCCGGGACGGTTGTGCACCGGGCAGTAGACCTCACCCCGGGCATCGATTGCGTAGGCGCCATGTTCAGGGCAGACCGGCGGGTTCTTGCCCAGATACCCGCCTGCCACCAGTTCAGCCATGCCGGGTTCCCGCCGCCTCTCTGCCTTGAACCAGAGCCGGGCATTGGCAATCAGCCCCATGTTGGCGCTGCACTGCATCCGGCGGGCCTCGGCAATCTTCCAGTGCGGCCCCACCAGGTTGCGGATATGGGCATCGGAAAGGTAGATGAAGATATCCTCTTCCTTGGCATCCTGGGGAAAGATGGTGCGCATGTAGCGGAAGTCATCGGCCTGGGCCAGGGCCGGCGCCTGCCGTGCCTCCACCGCCAGCACCCGCTCCAGGGCGGCCTGACTGGTGGATACCACGGCAAGGTTCTTGATGATCACGGCGTAGGACGATACCCGGCGATCGGCGGAGACCGCAGCAATAACGTTCCTGCCGTGCAGTTCCGAGACCGACTGGACAGCACCGCGACTACGGGCAGCCTCGGCATACTGTTTTTCCAGCTGCTTGCGAAACCGGCCGGCATCCTTGAGGCTGAACAGCACGGTAACCGCCGTCCCCTCCTTCAGAAAGGGATCGCTGCCGGTAATGGCCATATCCGCCACCACCCGGTCACCAAACATCCGTGTCAACAGGCTGTTCTCAAGACAGAGCTGCCTGCTGACCTTCTCCCGCACCTTGAAATCCTGGGCACTGCTTTCCACCTGGCGCAACAGGTTGCCGCCCCATTCGTCCATCAAGTCGGCCAGTTCGATCTGTTTGTTGATATCATTAAAGAACACGGCATACTGGTCATCAGGTATAGAGGATGCCAACAGCGGCAGCGCAGGACTCCTCCCCTTCAGCATCTCCTTGAAGGGGTGCGATTTGATCTGCGGCCCCTGCAGGCCTACAAGGCTGACAGGTTGTTCCCTGCTAGCGGCAACGCGGGCATTGGCCCCGTTCAACAGCTCCAGCTGCAGCGTCTCCTGAATCGCCGCAGCACCGGTAAAGACGCTGTAGAGGTCGGGGCTTTCGCGGCGGGAACGGTTTCTGCTACCGGGCAGCTGAGCTTCAAGGCCATAGCGGGGGGCGATCGCCAGATTCCAGTACTGGCTGTAGGCATCATCGCCCTCGGGGTCTGACCTCCAGAGCGACCATTGGTACTGCTTGGCCCACTCGCTCCTGATGGTGGCATCGCCGGTGGCATCGGCATCCGGCAGGGTAAAGGCCAGGCGCAGCAGATCACCCTTTGCGGTACGGCTCTGAATGGCAAGCTGAGCCGGGCCGGGCTTCAGGTACCGGCCGGTAACCGTAATCATTTCTTCGGTCTGCTCAAGCCGGACCTGTCCTGCTTCGTCAGCATCCGTATGGGTATGCCGCCCCTTTGCAGGGGTCAGCAGGTTGACGGTCACCAGAAAGATATCACCATCCTCAACCCTGGGGGTAAGTAGCAGGGGCTGCTTTGTGCTGCTCTTTGGCAACTTCGTTACAATCCGGAAATACCCCTCATCACCGTTCCTATAGATCTCCGGCACAACCGTAACAGCGGGGGGTGCGCTGATCTTGACCGCTGCAACGGCCCCCAGGGCGGCAACGACCAACAACGCGGCCAGCAACGGCACCACTAGACGTCGAGACATATACGCTCCTTTCACCTGCACAAATTCAAACACGGGATTCCTCTTTGCACAGAGCGAACCAAGCCCCTAAAATTTAAAAAACAAAGCAATTTCAAATGAACACCGGCAGCCAGAGGCGACACCGCCCTGCGCCATCAGGCATTGGATGCACAACCGGCCAACATGCCATGTACTGCCATTCCGGCAGGCCACGCCCCGGAAAACAAAAAATGGGCTGCCCCAAAGGGCAACCCATTTCGTTACTGCATTCTGTCAGCTGGATGGCGACTCATGCCGGCACGCCGGTGACCTGCTGCACGGTTGGCTGTCCTAACCTTCCTGAGCAGCCTCTGCAGCGCCGCCTTCCATAAATTCCTGCTGAGCCTTCATAATGGCCTGCATCTGGCCCAGTTGCTCCCCCAGCCAGGCGTGAATCATGGCAGCGGTCTGGAAGTTCATGGTCACACCGGTTTCAATGAAACGGACCATGGAGCCGTTCAGGTTTTTGGGATCAGACTCAACCAGGGCGCCGATACCGCCTTCCGGGGTGATTTCGTGGGTCAGTTCCTTGGGCAGCGCAGGACGCTCCTGATAGAAATGCATGACCAGTTCACCCCTGGGGCTGAAGCCGCCCTGCACACCATTGGTATAGACCGGGTTATAGCTGTAGTTGTAGATGTAGTTAAAGTTGATCTCCGGCTTGCGCTGATGACTCATTGTGGTTCCTTCCTCATGGCTTTGAATGTGCAACAAAGGCCTGATTGTATAGCATATTTCCACACCGCCTGACAAGCGCAAGAAAAGACAGGAAAGGCCCGGTCAAAAACCGGGCCTTTCCTGTCTCGCGACCTGCCTGATGTCGGGATATCCCTCTTAACCGATCAACCGGCTCCCGATATGGCTGAGGGCAGGCCAGGCGATGTTCAGGGCAGCACCGGCGGCGAACATGCCGAAGACCACCAGGGTCCTGCCGATATATTTACGGTCATTCAGATCAGAGTAACTCAGTTTTGCTTTCATGGCTGTATCCTCCGGTGTACGCAGTGCAGCAACCTGCAGCGTTGGTTAGTTGAACAGGCTGGCAAGACCGCTGATGGCACCTGCTGCCGACCAGGTAATGAAGCCGCCCAGGAATACTGCTACGCCTGCAAAGATTGCCAAGCTGCCTTTTGCGGTGGTTTCTGCCAACAGGACCGAGAAATTGTTTTTTGCTTTCATGACATCCTCCTTTGGTTTGTTAAACCGTGTGTAGTGTGTGAACCGGGAATCGTCCGGATGCGTTGCTTTTGTTTTTACTATTACAAGGCACGTGCCAAGAAACCGCAGCCCAACAAATATTTTTAAAAACAAAAACAATTACAGGATATTGCATAATTTTAGCCGTACAAAGCTCCCCACTATGCAGACCGGACGTCCGGCCCGGATGGCGTTGCAGATGCAACAGCAACATACCGCCCCTTCCTGCAACAGGCCAGCCAGACTGACACAACAGCAGCCGTTGCATTGCAACAACGCTGCATTGCAACAACGCCCGCAGCCATTCCATCAAGATACCACGCAGCACAAAACCGACAGTCCGGGCCACACCGCAAAACCTGTCTGAAGCGACCGAAACAACTGACCCTTTTCAGATAAAATCAAATTGACAGCCACCGGACAGCACTGCTACAACCAGCACCAGAAGAACCCCATGCCAAGGAGGAATCAGCAATGAGAACGCTCTGGATCAAGGTTATCACCACCGTTGTTGCCCTGACCCTTTCTGCAACCATCGGCCTTGCCGCAGAACCGGCCCCCAAAGCCGCGGGTGGCGCAAAGGCCCTGGCAAAGACCGGACCGGCCAAACCGGCTGACACCAAGGCCCCGGCTGCCAAGCAGGAGCTGGTGGATATCAACAGCGCCAGCGATGCCGAACTGAAGGCCATCCCCGGACTTGGTGACGCCTACATAGCCAAGATCGTAGTCAACCGCCCCTACGCCAACAAGGCCCAGCTGGTTTCCCGCAAGGTGCTGCCGGAATCGGTCTACGAAAAGGTCAAGGACCGGATCATCGCCAAGCAGATCAAGAAAGAGGATAAAAAAGCCGACCCCAAGGCAGCTGCCAAACCGGAGCCAAAGAAGAAATAATCCACCGCCCGCCAACACCGAAGGGCAGCCCTCCGGCTGCCCTTTTTCACCTCCAACCCCTGTACCATGCTTGACTTTTACCCCGCAACTCCTCTATTGTATATCATTTCGCCAATAGTCAAGGAGTTGTAATGAAACCGCTTTTTCTCAATCCCCCTACCTTTGAGGATTTTGATGGTGGCGCCGGTGCCCGTTACCAGGCATCACGGGAAGTCACCTCATTCTGGTATCCCACCTGGCTCTGCTTTCCTGCCGGCATGATTGAAGGCAGCCGCGTGGTGGATGCCCCAGTACAAAAGCTTACCTTGGAAGACTGCCTAACCATTGCCAAAGGATTTGACATGGTGGTGATGTACACCTCCACCCCTACCCTGGCAATCGACATTGAGACCGCCCGCAGGATCAAAGAGGTCAAGCCGGATATCGTCACGGTCCTGACCGGCCCCCATGTCTCGATCCTGCCGGAAGAGTCGCTCAAGGCCGGCAACGGCATCATCGACATTGTCTGCCGCGGTGAGTTCGACTACTCCACCAAGGAGCTGTGCGAAGGACGCGACTGGTCCAAGGTGGACGGTATCAGCTTTATCAAGGACGGCAAGACCATCCACACCCCGGACCGCCCCTTGATTGAGGATCTGGACGCCCTGCCGTTTGTGGCGCCGATCTACAAACGTGACCTGCCGATTTCAGAATACGTGATCCCCCACTTCAAGAACCCCTATGTCTCGATCTACTCCAGCCGGGGCTGCCCCTCCAAGTGCATCTACTGCCTCTGGCCCCAGACCTTCTCCGGCCGTCAGATGCGCCTGCGCTCGCCGCAGAACGTCTATGAAGAGGTCAAGTGGATTGTGGACAACATCCCGGAGATGCGTGAGCTCTCCTTTGATGACGACACCTTCACCGCCAGCCGGGAGCATGCCCGCAATGTGGCCAACCTGCTCAAGCCGCTGGGGATCTCCTGGACCATCAACGCCCGGGCCAACTGCGATTACGAGACCCTCAAGGTCATGCGTGAGGCAGGCCTGCGCCATGTCGTTGTCGGGTATGAAAGCGGCAACGAACAGATCCTGAAGAACATCAAAAAGGGGGTCACC includes these proteins:
- the hpnJ gene encoding hopanoid biosynthesis associated radical SAM protein HpnJ; the protein is MKPLFLNPPTFEDFDGGAGARYQASREVTSFWYPTWLCFPAGMIEGSRVVDAPVQKLTLEDCLTIAKGFDMVVMYTSTPTLAIDIETARRIKEVKPDIVTVLTGPHVSILPEESLKAGNGIIDIVCRGEFDYSTKELCEGRDWSKVDGISFIKDGKTIHTPDRPLIEDLDALPFVAPIYKRDLPISEYVIPHFKNPYVSIYSSRGCPSKCIYCLWPQTFSGRQMRLRSPQNVYEEVKWIVDNIPEMRELSFDDDTFTASREHARNVANLLKPLGISWTINARANCDYETLKVMREAGLRHVVVGYESGNEQILKNIKKGVTKEQAIQFTKDCKKLGLSVHGAFIMGLPGETKETIQETIKYAKQLDLNSIQASLASPYPGTEFYTLAKEQGWIASDDFIDSTGHQKCVINYPNLTNAEIFNSVEEFYDKFYFRPKYILRSIGKMIVDGEERRKLLKEGKQYLEYMRKRKQGQACES
- a CDS encoding ComEA family DNA-binding protein, encoding MRTLWIKVITTVVALTLSATIGLAAEPAPKAAGGAKALAKTGPAKPADTKAPAAKQELVDINSASDAELKAIPGLGDAYIAKIVVNRPYANKAQLVSRKVLPESVYEKVKDRIIAKQIKKEDKKADPKAAAKPEPKKK
- the cobC gene encoding alpha-ribazole phosphatase, yielding MTSMTRLYLIRHGQVQGFEQRRYNGHADVALTDLGVEQYHLLKDRLADSHISACYSSDLTRCKIGANIICEQFGIEPVHRSELRELNIGIWESLTWQEIQSRWPNEWQARLNDLVNYRVPEGENLLDVEARAMPVVREMLERHRGQELLLVGHGGLNRIILLNAIGAPLINMFNIEQNYGCLNIIDYYADGRATVKLLNG